Proteins encoded in a region of the Geobacillus genomosp. 3 genome:
- a CDS encoding thermonuclease family protein: protein MRRMMIMIVCCLVMVVPIYAAAHPGELDELGGHFRNSDCTYLLHEPTALAKQAKTKEELVELIQKYNGNERCKRNLTPDRIDLDGHALGGNEDEATIRLGRTYQAELVECIDGDTAKFRLNGRVYTTRFLFIDTPESTIDVEPYGKEASQFTCSRLQKGGIALETDGKTLFDKYQRLLAWVWVDGRLLQEEIAKAGLVEDFYDYGDYKYEDRVRAALDEAKRTGAGMYGKGEADEKPTPNGAGQPPDDRRPEGNKPANEAPADSPSADRPSADSQRADQPSASDQEAAPKDRAGHPVVYTLFGLLAAAALYWLVRRRT, encoded by the coding sequence ATGAGGCGAATGATGATCATGATCGTTTGTTGTTTGGTGATGGTAGTTCCGATCTATGCGGCCGCCCATCCTGGCGAGCTGGATGAATTGGGCGGACATTTCCGCAACAGCGACTGCACGTACTTGCTGCATGAACCGACTGCGCTCGCGAAACAGGCGAAAACGAAAGAAGAACTTGTCGAACTGATTCAGAAATACAACGGCAATGAACGATGCAAGCGGAACCTCACCCCTGACCGCATTGACCTCGACGGCCATGCGCTCGGCGGGAACGAGGACGAAGCGACGATTCGGCTCGGGCGCACGTATCAAGCTGAACTTGTCGAGTGCATTGATGGCGACACGGCGAAATTTCGCCTCAACGGCCGCGTGTATACGACGCGCTTTTTGTTCATCGATACGCCGGAAAGCACGATCGACGTCGAGCCGTATGGAAAAGAGGCGAGCCAGTTCACCTGCTCCCGCCTGCAAAAAGGCGGCATTGCGCTTGAGACGGACGGGAAGACGTTGTTTGACAAGTACCAGCGGCTGCTCGCCTGGGTGTGGGTGGACGGCCGCCTGCTGCAAGAGGAGATCGCCAAAGCGGGATTGGTGGAAGACTTTTATGACTATGGCGATTACAAATACGAAGACCGCGTCCGCGCCGCGCTGGACGAGGCGAAACGGACGGGGGCGGGCATGTACGGAAAGGGCGAGGCGGATGAAAAGCCAACGCCGAACGGGGCGGGCCAGCCGCCTGATGACAGGCGGCCTGAAGGCAACAAGCCGGCAAACGAGGCGCCCGCTGACAGCCCGTCCGCCGATCGTCCGTCTGCTGACAGCCAGCGCGCCGATCAACCGTCCGCTTCCGATCAAGAGGCGGCGCCGAAAGACCGCGCGGGCCATCCCGTTGTTTATACGTTGTTTGGTTTGTTGGCGGCGGCCGCGCTCTATTGGCTCGTCCGCCGGAGGACATGA